From the genome of Streptomyces sp. NBC_00659, one region includes:
- a CDS encoding LysR family transcriptional regulator, with amino-acid sequence MNERQLRILRELGELGSVTAVAEALLMTPSAVSQHLRLLQRSIPVPLTERDGRRLVLTDAGRVLAGAAIEVESALARARHCVDEFVGEPAGDVSVAAFHSEAATFFPVLLRDRAETAPRLSLADQDVAQDHFPRLTRDYDLVLAHHLAHTPPWPRTVTATTLLSEPLDVALPADHPLAREASLTPDDVAGLPWITVHDGFPLMATVDAIATAANRRLDIVHRINEFAVVAETVAAGGGLALMPRWTTRPHPALVLRPLTGVHAVRRIDVLHRPESAARKAVRTVLGELRRAAETIRAGDDPDPGPARPPRG; translated from the coding sequence GTGAACGAGCGGCAGTTGCGGATCCTGCGTGAACTGGGCGAGCTGGGAAGTGTCACCGCCGTGGCGGAGGCGCTCCTGATGACTCCCTCGGCGGTCTCGCAGCACCTGCGCCTGCTGCAACGCTCGATCCCGGTCCCGCTCACCGAACGCGACGGACGACGGCTGGTGCTGACGGACGCCGGGCGGGTGCTGGCCGGTGCGGCGATCGAGGTGGAGAGCGCCCTCGCCCGGGCACGGCACTGCGTGGACGAGTTCGTCGGGGAGCCGGCCGGAGACGTGTCGGTGGCCGCCTTCCACAGCGAGGCCGCCACGTTCTTCCCGGTCCTGCTGCGCGACCGGGCCGAGACGGCCCCGCGGCTCTCGCTCGCCGACCAGGACGTGGCGCAGGACCACTTCCCCCGGCTGACCCGGGACTACGACCTCGTGCTCGCCCACCATCTCGCGCACACCCCGCCCTGGCCGCGCACCGTCACCGCGACCACGCTGCTGAGCGAACCCCTCGACGTCGCCCTGCCGGCCGACCACCCGCTGGCCCGCGAGGCGAGCCTGACCCCGGACGATGTCGCGGGTCTGCCCTGGATCACCGTGCACGACGGTTTCCCGCTGATGGCCACCGTCGACGCCATCGCGACCGCCGCGAACCGGCGGCTCGACATCGTCCACCGCATCAACGAGTTCGCGGTGGTCGCGGAGACCGTCGCCGCGGGAGGCGGCCTCGCCCTGATGCCCCGCTGGACCACACGCCCGCATCCCGCCCTGGTCCTCAGACCGCTGACCGGGGTCCACGCCGTACGCCGCATCGACGTGCTCCACCGTCCCGAGAGCGCGGCCCGCAAGGCCGTACGGACGGTCCTCGGCGAACTGCGCCGCGCGG